GAAAGCTGGAGTACCACGTGGGGTGTTGATTGGAAAGGCAAAGCGCCAGGTGCTACCATAAATTTTAATAGATACAGTGTCGATGCAAATTTCGCTCAAACTGCCGGTGTCAGGATCGTGATGGGTAGGGATATCGATTTTCGGAAATTTCCCACCGATTCAACTGCCATGTTGCTGAATGAAGCAGCGGTAAAGGCGATGGGATTCACGGATCCTATCGGTCAGTTGATTAGTGATAGTGGCACCCAATATCACGTCATAGGTGTTGTGGAAGACTTTATCATTGAATCGCCCTATAATCCTGTTACACCTATGATTATCGAAGGACCTAAGCAAGAAGCAATGGTGGTACACATCCGTCTCAATCCACAAAACCGCATGACAGAAAATCTAAATGCGGCAGAGCAAATATTTAATACATACAATCCGGCATATCCCTTTGATTATAAATTTGTAGCGGAGGAATATGCATCGAAATTTGAAAACGAGCAACGTACAGCTAAACTAACAGGATTTTTCTCTGGCCTTACTATTGTTATATCCTGCCTAGGCTTATTCGGACTTGCTGCCTACACCGCAGAGCAAAGGCGTAAAGAAATTGGTGTTCGTAAGGTGTTGGGTGCCAGCGTTGAGGGTGTCGTTCGGTTGTTATCAGGTGAGTTTATCAGGCTCGTAGGCATAGCTTTTCTTATTGCTGCTCCAATAGCTTGGTATATCATGTATCAATGGCTTCAGGGTTTTAACTACAGTATTTCTGTGCCTTGGCAAGTTTTTATAGTTACTGGATTACTAGCGGGCGTCATCGCCATTTTGACGGTGAGCTTCCAGGCTATCAAAGCGGCAATAGCCAATCCTGTCAAATCGTTAAGAAACGAATAATAAGACTTCATCCGTTAATCGAAGTTCCACAGTTTTTTTCTTTTTGACAATAACAGGTCAGGGAGAAGAAAGCGAGCAATATGCATAAATTGAATAGCTTCATTGTAGGATTTCGGCTTTTTCAATAGCTTAAAGAAACAGTTTTCTCAGGTATAATCTTTATTCGGAAAGCACCCATTCGTCTGTTCTGAAAGGAGATACCGGTAATCCCTTTTTATTGAATAAGTTAGGCATTGCGGTTTCGGTAAAACCAAAACGTACGGCCACCGGTTTGGATACCTTCGAAGATGAAACAACCAACGTATTCCCTTCTATCTTTCCTTCAGCTTCATGGAATACACTGTCTGCCCCCGCAATATAAAGATCCTGAATACGATTACCCTTAGTCATTAAGCCTCCAGTCAAATGGTCAAAATGAACAACAAGGGTATTGCCTTGAATAGCGTAACTTTTATATAGTGGAGATTTGTAATCCTGATCATCACCCACCTCATAGTGCTCATTGAGCGCTAGGTTTGCTAACCGTTTGGCCACTTCTCTCTTCTGTATTGGATGAATATCATCAATATTGTCTACCAGATCCGTAATGACAACCATCCCGGTATGATCAAGCGAATTAGCAGTTTTGCTCTGTTGTTCGCGTAGCAGTGCTGCCATAGGGATTTTATTATCATAAGCAAATGGAGCAATCTGAACAAAATAAAAAGGCAAATCTTCATCCCAGGCCATCCTCCAGGAGTTAATCATTGTGCGCATCAGTTTATCGTAGTCGGGCCAACTGTTCACGTTACTTTCGCCTTGATACCAATAGAATCCCGTCAATTTAAAAGGAGTTAATGGGTAGATCATGCTGTTCCAAAGTACGCCTTTCTCATGAGGTCGATAAGGTGCTTCCGTTTGAAGCTCTGCCGCCTTGCGCAAGCGCATGTCATTATCTATCAGGAATTCCGGTGTCCACACCTCTGCAGGCGTACCTCCCCAAGATGCGTTTATTATACCTATTGGCACATCAACCTCTCGTCTGAATTCTTTTCCGATAAAATAACCTATCGCTGAGAAGGGTTTCAGTGTTTCTGCATTTAATAGCTGCCAGCTGTTCGGGATATTTTCTTGCGGATATTTTGCGGCAGTTCTGCTGATCTGTAATAATCTTAAATTGCTGTCATCAACATTTGGGAGTTCATCCATTATTTCCTGCAGATTCTGACTGCCGCCCCATTCCATGTTGGACTGACCGGAAACTAACC
This Olivibacter sp. SDN3 DNA region includes the following protein-coding sequences:
- a CDS encoding sialate O-acetylesterase, whose amino-acid sequence is MKKTTLLICLLAACAKVNFAQLRLPNILSDNMVLQRNTLSNIWGWGDAATTVVIKASWLDDTIKTTVDAGGKWTAQVPTKQAGGPYELHIASAGKEISLHNILLGDVWLVSGQSNMEWGGSQNLQEIMDELPNVDDSNLRLLQISRTAAKYPQENIPNSWQLLNAETLKPFSAIGYFIGKEFRREVDVPIGIINASWGGTPAEVWTPEFLIDNDMRLRKAAELQTEAPYRPHEKGVLWNSMIYPLTPFKLTGFYWYQGESNVNSWPDYDKLMRTMINSWRMAWDEDLPFYFVQIAPFAYDNKIPMAALLREQQSKTANSLDHTGMVVITDLVDNIDDIHPIQKREVAKRLANLALNEHYEVGDDQDYKSPLYKSYAIQGNTLVVHFDHLTGGLMTKGNRIQDLYIAGADSVFHEAEGKIEGNTLVVSSSKVSKPVAVRFGFTETAMPNLFNKKGLPVSPFRTDEWVLSE